TCTCGTCCCAGAAGCCGAAATCCATGATGGGGCTTCGGTCCCGGGGCAGGTAGTGCATAGTTGCGTGGAAGCGTTCGCGTGCGTTCATTGAAGTTTACTCCGTGCGATCCTTGCTGGATAGAGCGGTGGCGAGAGCGCGGATGAACTCAGGCGTGCTTCCGCAGCACCCGCCGATGAAAGACGCGCCGGCGTCAACCATCGCCAGCGATTCACTTACGAACTCCGCCGCGGTCATAGGGCAGACTGCCTTGCCATCTACCAGTTGCGGCGCCCCGGCGTTCGGTTTCATCCAGATCGGCAGGGTGGTCGCTGCCTTAAGCCTGCCACAGATGCCGCGCATGATATCGGCTGACGGACCGCAGTTCGCGCCGATGACGTCCGCCCCCGCTCGCTCCAGAGCCTCCGCCGCCTGTTCGGGGGTGACGCCCATCATCGTCCTGGCGCCGTCCTTGCCGGCGCCGAAGGCCATGCAGCCAACGACGGGCAGGCCCGTCTTTTTCGCGGCCGCTACAGCGATCGAGGCCTCCACCAGGTCGGACATCGTTTCGATGACCAGACCGTGAGCGCCGCCTTCAGCGAGCGCAGTGGCCTGCTCCTCAAACGACGCGACGACCTCGGCCTCGGAGACCTCACCCATGGCTAGCATTGCGCCCATCGGTCCCATCGATCCAAAGACCAGAACGCCGTCCCCGGCGGCGCGGCGGGAGATGCGCGCTCCCTCCCGGTTGATTTCGGAAGCCTTGCCTCCCAGGCCATAGCGGGCGAGGGAAATGCGGGTCGCGCCGAAGGTGTTGGTGAGGATAATCCGGCTGCCGGCTTCCGCGTAGGCGCGGGCCACCGCCTCGACCTTGTCCGGCTGTTCAATATTCCATGGGTCCGGGGACGCGCCGATCGGCAGGCCGCGCGCTTGAAGCTCCGTGCCCCATGCGCCGTCAGTTACCACCGGTGAATGTGTCAGCAATTGCTCGATGAGCGCGTTCATTGTGCTTCCCTCCGATATCCGTGGTCGCGTCCGGCTCGGTACATCGCTTCGGTGTTTTCAAGCGGCGTCCCCGGGCCGAGGTTGTTGCCCTCACGCAGTGTGAATCGCCCGCCGGACAGAATGCCTGTCTGTAGAATCCGGACCGTCTCGCCGTAGATCTCCTCCGGCGTGCCCGATCGCACGAGCTCGACATGCGGCCCGCCCTGAATCTCCGCATCCGGCCCGAGCTGCTCTCGAAGCCACGCGAAATCCACCGGAAACCCGGTGTCGTATGATTGAATGCCAAGTTCACGCTGCAGCGTCGGGAAATGCCGCGTCGCGTCTCCGCAACAGTGTATGGCGCGGCGCCCGGTGGTGAAGACCTCATAAATGCGCTTGAGGTGTGGGAGGATGTGGCGCTTCAACATCGGAACGGAGATCATCGCGATGCTGTCGTCCATCCCGCCGCCGTTAACCTCTGGAATCGGGACGCCGCACCGAGTGCGCCACGCCGTCATGCGCGAGATGGTGGCTTCCGTGATGAACGTCAGGAGCGTTTGTAGTCGCTCCCTCTCCAGGGCCATCGCCTCGCAGACCCAGGTTGGGCCAAAAAGCGCGCAGGCGACCGTCATGGGGCCATTGTATCCAACGCCGTACCAGGGCGGCAAGACCTCGATGGGACGGTCCAGATACTCCTCCGAGGCCGCGCGTTCGACGAAGCGCTCGTGGTACTCCAGGCCTCTCGCCATGATGCCGCCGAACGGTTCCGGCAGCCCATTCTGCATCACGCGTTCCGGCGCGGCTTCGAACGCCTGCCGGGTGTCGGGAACCTCGCCATCCAGATATTCCACCGGGCAGCCGAACCAGGCCGGCTCCCAGTAGTTCTGAAAGTCGACGCTCACCTGCCAGCGCTCCGGGAGGCCGAGCCCGAGTTCCGCATCCTGCAGGATATTGAACCCCCGCCAGCGCGCAAAGCGGAGTTGCGCATCGAACATGACGTCAGGATCTTCCGTGTAAGTGCGGAAGGTCAGGCGTTCCGGGTTGGCGGCCGGGTTCGCCATGAAGAAACGTGTCGTCGTACCGACGATAATGGGCGTGCGTGTGGGTTGACCGTCCCGGTACGCGGCCCACATCTCGCGGACCTCCGCGTTGTGGGCTTCGAAATCGAATCCGGCCAGGCGATCGCCCGGGTTGACGGCGGACAGAGTCATATGTCGTCTGCCTTCCAGCCGTGCTCCCTTGCGGCCCGGTACATTGACTCCGTGTTCTCAACGGGGGTGCCGGGCGCCAGGTTGTTCCCCTCGCGAAGGACGAATTTGCCGCCGGTGAGCACGCCGGTCTGCAGTATTCGAACTGACTCGTCATAGACCTGCCCGGGCGTTCCGGCGTGCACGAGCTCAACATGCGGCCCGCCCTGAATGCACGCGTCAGGTCCGAGTTCTTCCCGGATGCGGGCGAAGTCTACCGGAAAGCCGGTGTCGAACCAGTTGATGTTCAGTTCATCCTGGAGGGTCTTGAAGTGCCGTGTGGCGTCGCCGCACAGGTGGATGCCGCGGCCGTACTGCGTGCCGAGAGCGTCGAAAACCATCTTGTGGAACGGCAGCACGTGCTCGCGGTACATCCGCGTTGATATCAGCGCGATACTGTCGTCGGCGTAGATGAAGCTGTCACGCTTCCGAGGTAAGCCTTCCCGGGCGCGCCACGCCGTGACGCGTTCGATGGTCGCCTGCACAATGAAGTCGAACAGCTGGTGCAGCCTGTCCGGATCGGTTGCCATTGTCGTGCAGACAAAATCGGCACCGAAGAGGTTGCACGCCACGGTCATCACGCCGTCCGAGCCGTAGCCGAAGCCCGGCATACGCGCCTCTATCGGCCGTCCCAGGTACTCTTCGCGGCTCGCGCGGTCCTTGAAGTACTGGTAGAATTCCCAACCGGTGGCGAGTGAGCCGCCGAACGGGTCCGGTAGACCATGTTCCATCACCCGCTCCGGGCAGTCCTCGAAATCCGGCCGGGTTGCCGGAACCTGGCCGTCCCTGAACTCGACCTCGCAGCCAAACCAGCCCGCCTCATAAGTGTTCTGAAAGTCGGGTGAGACCCACCAGGCTGTGGCAGGGAGACCCAGATCCGCGTCCTGCAAAATGTTGAACCTGACCCAGCGCTGAAACGCGATCTGCGCGTCGAACATGGCGTCCGGGTCTTCCATGTATTTCTGAAAGCTCGGTGCGCTGGCGCCGGCAACGGGGTCCAGAATAGAGAACCGCGTGTTTGTGCCCACAATGACCGGCGTGCGGGTGGGGGACCCTGCCCAGAAAGCCTCCCACATCTCCTTTACCTCGGCGTTGTGCGCGTCGAAATCGAATCCATGGAGCCGGTCTGCGGGTGTAGATGGCGTCATTCAGGTTTCCCCTGTTCGAAATACCGGATCGCGTCCGCCGCCACAGGCGCGATGTCCTGAGGAATGCTGCCGTTCCGCAGCGATTCCGTCGCCGCACACCCGGTAGCCACGGCATTCCGCGCCGCGATGGGCGAGGTTTTGGTCGTCCCGCCATCCCGCACGTATCGCAGGAACTCCTCTACGATTCTAGGATCCGCGCCGCCGTGGCCGCCGCCATCCATCGGTTCCCGGAAACGGGCGTCCCCCTCGGACTGGTAGTGACAGCGGCGGTTCCACATGTGAACCTCGTTCTCGCCCAGGTTCTCGATCCGCCCTTCGGTCCCTATCACGGTGTAGTTCCGCCAGCCGTCCGGCGTGAAGTGGCACTGCTGGTACGATGCGAAGACGCCGTTGTCCAGTTGCATCAGGACCATGCTGAGGTCCTCGACGTCCATCACCGGGTTCATGCCCTTCTGTGAGAGCGGGGGCCAATTGTCGAAGGTCCACGACGCGTCACCGCGTTCGTCGGGCGTGTGCTTGTCTGCAATCCGGTCGTAGACTGTCAGGCCGCCCATGGCGGTCACGCGTTTGGAATACCCCCCACACACCCAGTGCAGGACGTCGATATCATGCGCGCCCTTTTGCAGCAGGAGGCTGGTGGATTTAGAGCGGTCGGCGTGCCAGTCCTTGAAGTAGGCGTCGCCACCATACCCGACGAAGTGGCGGCACCAACCCGCCTTCACCTCGCCGATGGCGCCGGAATCCACCAACTCCTTCATCTTCTGCACGAACGGCATGTGGCGCATGTTGTGCCCAAGGTAGAGCCTGCCTGCGTTGTCCACCGCTGCCTTGAGGATGCGGTCGCACCCGGCGGTGGTGATCGCCATCGGCTTCTCAAGGTAGACTGCCTTGCCGGCCTCCAGGGCCGCTACCGCCTGCTCTTCGTGCAGGAAATCGGGCGACGTGATGAAGACCGCGTGAACGTCTTCGCGCGCCAGGATGTCGTGGTAGTCCCGCGTGGTCAGCGTGTCTTTGCCGAACTTTTCGCGGAAGAGCGCCAGTTCGCGATCGTTAATGTCCGCTGCCGCAACGAGGCGTGAGCCTGCATCGGGGAGATGGGCATGGTGCGCGAGGTAGCCGCGCCCGCCGGCGCCGATCAGTCCAATGTTGATTTCGCTCGTTGATGTCATTGTCTTGGTCACGATCCTTATCGTTGGTTGTGCGTCTCGTTCTGCCATGCGTCGCGAACGGCGAGCATGCCGAGATAGGCCTCCTCGGGCACGCCTTTGAAAATGCAATTGCTGGAAGCGAATACGTAGCCGGTGCCGTTCAGAGGTCCGTGGTCGAGGCAGTACCGGGCGCTTGTCTCAATCTCCTCCGGGGTTCCGCTCTGAAGCCGGGAGCAGTCCACGTTGCCGAACAGGCACACCCGATCGCCTACCGTCTCACGGACCTTGCGGATGTCCATCCCGGCCATCGGGTCGATGCTGTGAAGGCCGTCCGGCTTGCACTCCAGCAGTTGGTCCATGATGGGCCAGAGGTTGCCGTCGGTGTGCTTCACAGCAAACCCGCCGGCCTCCTGAATGGCGCGTGTCTGCCGCTTGAGGAAGGGCGTCACAAACCTTCGGAACATGCGCGGCGAGAGGAACGGACCGCTGTTGAAGCAGTAGTCGGAGCACATGAACACGATCTCCGCCCCGGCGTCGATGAGAAGCCTGCAATTCTCGATGGCGCGGTTGCATCGTGCGTCCAGTTCGCTCAAGAGGCCGTCCGCATCGTCCGCCATACGAATCGACAGGTCCAGCATCTGCTCCCCGTTGGGGATCGCCTGTGTACCGTCCTGGTTGGCGCTGAGCATGAACCGGTCGCCCGAGAGCTCGCGGATAATGCCGAACGATTCAGCCTGGGCCTCAAGGGGGAGCCAGTGCAGCCCGGTGATGACGTTGTAGCCGAAGCGCTCCGAGACTCGTATCCAGAGTTTCGCGTTGGCCACCAGCGCGTCCCGGCGTGCATGCGGCGGCAGCGCTTCGTAATCGTGCCCGTAGAGGGTTGGCTCGCCGAACATGCTGTCGGAAAGCTGAAACTCCAATTCCAGGTGCGGCACGGGACCGTCGTAAGGCTCAAACTGTATGGCTGCTCTGACGATTTCGCGTGGTGTCAATGTGTTGTCCTTGTCCATGCCTCGCGCACGGCGAGCATGGTCCTGTAATTCTCGGGCGGCACTCCCTCGAAAATGCAATTGCTGGACGTGTAGACATACCCGGTGCCGTCCACGGGGCCGTGCTCAAGGCAGTAACGTGCGCTCTCCTCGATCTGATCGGCCGTACCGTGCTGCAAGTAAGCGCAGTTCACGTTTCCGAAGAGGCACCATCGCTTGCCCACCTTCGCCCGGACGGCGGCGATGTCCATGCCGGCCATCGGGTCTATCGATTGCAGGCCGTCCAGACCCCACTCCAACATCTGGTCGAGCAGCATGGTCAGGTCGCCGTCCGAATGCTGAATGGCGAACGCGCCGCCCTTGTGAATCGCGTCAACACAGCGTTTGGCGAAAGGTGAGACGTATCGGCGGAACATAGCTGGCGAGAAGAACGGCCCCTGATTGTACGCATAATCGGTGAGCAAAAAGACCAGGTCCGCGCCGCCCGCTGTCAGCGCCTCGATATCCCTGATCGCGCCGGCGCAGAGGGCCTCGAGGTCTTCCATCAGGCTGTCTGGGTCTTCGGCCATCTTGGCCACTAGAGGGCCGATCTCGTCGCTGCTGGGGATGCCCTGCGAGCCGGTGAGCCCTGTTGTCAACATGAAACGATCTCCGCTGAACTCGCGGATAAGCCGGAACGTTTCGATCTGTTCCTCCACCGGGAGCCAGTGGATGCCGGTGATGGCGTTCCAGCCGAGACCCTCGGCGATGCGGATCCACAGCCGCGCGTTTCTCACCAGTTCATCCCGGCGCTTGTGCTTCGGGATCGTCTCGAACTCGCGCCATCGGATGGCGTGCTCGCCGAACATCTCGTCCGCTAGTTGAAACTCAAGCTCCAGGTGCGGGACCGGCCCATCGTACGGCTCGAACCGTATGGCGGCCTCTATGGCGGCTCGAGGAGTCATCATTGCTCCCAACCAACCTCCCGCAGCAGCCGGTGCGCTTCCGTTTCGGATTTTGCCTTGGTCAGGATGAACATCCCGTCGGCGCCAACCGCATCAATCAACGGCATGACCTCCTCAGGCTCCACGAATACGGCCTGAACCGACTTGCCGCCGGCCTTAATCCGGCGGTACAAGTCGTACCACATCGGATCGCCTCCCCAGGGCTGCCCGTACCGCGGCGTGAACTCGACGGCCTGAACGCCCTCCAGCGCCAGCACGTTATCCAGGTTGGGAAGCGCTTCGGGGCCGTCCACATGGAACAATACATTATCGAGCGTGGCGACCAGCTCCTCCATCGGCGGGGTCACGAACTCGCGGAACATCTTGGGACTGATCATGACGCAGAAGTCACATTCCACCTTGAGCGTTTTGCCCTTGCCCCAGATGTCGAAGCAGGTGGTGCAGGAACCGCCCCACGCGTCGGCGAACTCTGGGTGAAAGATATCCATCACCTCGAAGTAGGCCGCGTTGATCTCCCCCAGGCTCTTCTTCACCCAGTCCGGGCGCTCGATGATGTCCCACACGAGCGCCTGGCCTCCCCGCAGTTGCGAGAGCGTGTCGATGTTCTCGATGATGTCCGGATAGCCGATCAAGTAGCGCCCGGGAGCGTGCTCTCGCGCCGCATCGACGATGCCATTGTAGATGCGCCATGCATCCGTATCGGGTGTGAAGCGGATGGGTCCGGACGTGTCCGGGTCATCGATTACCGCCTCGGTCCAGACGGTGTCAACGTCCAGTACGGGCCTGCCACCGAGGAACATCCCCAGGGTCCCGGGGCCGATGTCCGCGTTGAACATGGGCGCCGCGACGCCGCCGTAAAACGTATGAGACATCCGGTGGAGTTCCTTCCGGAGGCGGTATTCTGCGCTGTGCCAGTGCGTGGCATAGTCCGGCGCGGGGCCGGGGTCCGGGTGATCCTCCCACGGTTCGTCCTTCGGGGCCGTCACGTGGAGGGCGAGGCCCTTACCGGCCCACCAGTCCGTCATGGTGGCTCGCGCCTTGTCCCAGTCCTCTTTCCAGATATCGAGCATAGTTCAGTCGTCCACCCAGCACGATTTGGACGCCTACCCGGCGCCGGCTATCTTCAGCGTTACCGCGTCGGAAGACGGCATGTCAACCGGCATCTCCACGATGAGCCCTTCATCGGTTCGTGCGAATTTCAGGCTGCCCCGGTGTCCAAGCAGTCGCACGTCCTTGATCTCTCCGCTCACGAGCGGAGACGCCGTCCCGAGCGCCTTGATCGTGGCCTTCTCGCCCGGCCACGCGAGGACGATGGCGTACAGCGTGTCGCCCTTCTTCGTGAAGCGGATATCTTTGCCCGTGTAGGGCTTTCGATTCGTGTCGCTGAAGGCTCCCTCCGCCACCTGCGTAGGCCCTTCGCCGAATGTCTTCCACGGGCGCGTTCCGTAGATGGCTTCGCCATTGACCTTCAGCCAGCGACCGATGGCGAGCAGGACGGATTCCTCCTCCTCGGGAATGGTGCCGTCCAGCCGCGGGCCGATGTTGAGAAGAAGCGCACCATTCTTACTGACGATGTCCACCAGGTCGCCAATGATCTCGCCGGATGTCTTGTACTCCTGTTTGGTCACATAGCCCCATGAGTTCTTGGAGATGGAGGTATCCGTCTGCCAGAACTGTGGTCGGATACCCGCGAGTTGGCCGCGTTCAATGTCCAGAACAGCGGCGTTCGGCGGAAAAGCATCGTACTTGTAGTTGATGGCAACGCCCTTCTGCCATTCAGCGCCGCGATCGTAGTAGAACGCGCCGAACCTCTGCAGGTAGGGCTTGAACGACGGCCGTCCGATCCACCAGTCGAACCACACGAGTTGCGGTTGGTACTTGTCCACGAGTTCACTCGTGCGCGCCAGCCAGTTGTCCAGAAAGGCGGCATCCGGCTCGGTTTCGCCGGGGGTTGCGGGGCCGTACAGGGCGCTGTTAGCCGGGTCTTTCACGTCGGAGTCGAACTCGCGCCCACCGTTGAAGAACCACCAGTGTTCCGCGCGGTGGCTGGACAGGCCGAATACGAGGCCTTTCCTGCGAACTGCCTTGGCGATTTCGCCCACTACGTCCCGCTTCGGTCCCATCTTGACGGCGTTCCAGTCGGAGAACCCGCAGTCGTACATAGCGAAGCCGTCGTGGTGCTCGGCGACCGGTACGACGAATTTCGCTCCGGATTGCTTGAACACTTCCGCCCACCGGTCCGCGCTGAACCGCTCCGCCTTGAACAGGGGGATGAAGTCCTTGTACCCGAACTTCGACTGCGAACCGTAGGTAGCCTCGTGATGCTTGAACTCGTTAGACCCCTGCAGATACATGTTGCGCGGGTACCACTCGCTTCCGAATGCCGGAACCGAGTAGACGCCCCAGTGGATGAAGATGCCGAATTTCGCGTCTTCGTACCACTGGGGTACCTGGTGACCCCCAAGCGATTCCCACGAGGCTGCGAAAGGTCCCGTTGAGATGATGTGATCGACCGTCGCCAGCTTGCTCTCCACCGTTGTCTCCACTGGTCGGGCCGCGCCGCAGAAGAGCATCACGGCGAACCCCGCCAATGAAGCGCGTTGTACAGATCTATGGTTCATCTCGGTTCACCCGGTCCTCTCTTCGTGGACCCTGGGACGGTTGGTGGCGGTACTTCGGGCACAAGCGCCTACAGCCCGTACTCGGCCGGCAGCCATGGAGCGCCTGCCAGTTGCAGCTTCATCTCTGCGACGAATTTCTCTTCGGATTCAGGAAGGGACTCGGCCTCTTTTTCGAACCGGTCGAGCCAGCGCGTTTCCTGCGGCGCAATGTGCAGGCGTCCGTCCGTGAAGGCGGCGCGCAGTTCGGCGATGGTGGCAAGAACCGCGCGGCGCGTCCGGGAATATGAAGTTGTCTCCTGCATGATTTCCGCGGAGAGTTTGAGAACAACGTCCGGCCGAAGCACCCAGGCCTGCGGATTGAGCCGGGAGTCGGACTCGACAAGCCAGTCCCGCATTTGCTGGGCGCCGCCCGGCGTGGCGGCCGCCGCATTTTTCAGGCGGCAGTCGTAGGCCAACTGTTCCATGGATACGGTCGGCGCGAAGGCTGACAGGAGGCGGACGTTCTGCACCGATTCGTTCGACCAGCAGTCGCACACGGCGCCGGCGATGTTGCCGATCGGGCTGAGGTGGGCGCACGCCGCCGCCGCTCCCTCCATCGAGATGGGGACGCCGGCGATGGCCTTCATGTAGGGGCCTTCGTAGGCGCAATCTTTGCTGGGGCCGACGGCGCCCATCTCGTAGGCCACCAGGCTTCGCGGTACGGTGGCGACGCGGGTGATGGCGGCAAGCACGCTCGGGATCATCTTCTGATCCGCCAGCGCCAGAGCGGTGTTGGCGAACCCGCACGCCGTATCCCCGGACGCGATGATGCCATCCTTGCGGCAGACGTCTACGATGTGCCGCCACAGGAATTCCATGTCACGCGCGCCCAACACACCAAGGGCGAAGACCATCGCGCGGAGGTCGGCGTTCATCAACGCATCGTCGTGAATCTCCTTGCCGCCGGTGGACTCGATGGCGATCATATCCGCGCCGGACTCGGCCGCCTTGTTGAACAACTCCAGCATACCGTCCCAATACGGTCCCGAACGCATGATGGGGGGGCGCGCATGCTCCCGGGTGTCATTGGGCGTGAGGCGGAGCGCGCTCTTGAGCCCGCTCTTCTGGTAGTGCTTGTTCAGAGCGTCGGCCAGTAACCGGGTGATCTCCGCGCCCCACGCCGGGTAAACCGTCATGGGAGGCAGCGTCTCAAACTCGACCAGCAGCGCCGGGACTTCCAGCGTCACGGCGCGCTTGCACACGCTCTCGATAATCTGCGAATATTGCTGGCGGACCTCGGACCACGTCGCGTCCGTAATATCCATGGACGGAAGCGTGAAGTTGATCTCGGGGATCACCTCGCCGCCACCGATAGTCACGCCGTGGCCGCACGTTACGGGATGCGGCGCATGCCCGTAGAGAAAGCCGTCCAGAGACGCCACTGCCAACCCGTTAAGTGGCGCCGCGTTCATTTCAAAGGCCACGTTGCTGCTCCTTCAGGGCGTACCTGCGCCAGACCGTGATTGAACCCGCGTCCAGGAAGCGTCCAGGTGACCGGCCATAGTGGACCATCGGACGGGGGTTCAGTGTTTCGGGCAAAACAAGGCAAGACCGCGGAGAGGGGAATACCCAGGTGTCTCCGCGGTCAATACTTGTCGTATGGGGCCGGGCGATTCGGAGCCTAGACGGCCATCAGATCGCGGGCGATGCGGACCGCTCCGCTGGCCGTGTCGCTGAATCCGTCCGCGCCGATCTCGGTGGCGAATTTCTGGGTAACGGGAGCGCCGCCGATGATGATTTTCACGTTGTTGCGGACACCGGCGTCGCCGAGCGCGTCGATCGTCTGCTTCATCCCGGGCATCGTGGTGGTGAGCAGCGCGGAAAGCGCGACGATCTGAGCCCCAGACTCCTTGACAGCCGAAACGAATTTCTCCGGCGAAACATCGACACCCAGGTCAACGATCTCAAACCCGCCGCCCTCGAGCATTGCGGCCACGAGGTTCTTGCCGATGTCGTGAAGGTCGCCGCGGACCGTGCCGATAGCCACCTTTCCCACAGGCTTCGCGCCGGATTCCGCCAGGAGCGGGCGGATGAGCGACAGGCAGTTCTTCATCGCGCGGGCTGCGATCAGCAGTTCCGGAACGAAGTACTCGTTGGTCTCAAATCTGCGTCCGACTTCGTCCATCGCGGGGATCAGGTAGTCGCTGAGAAGCGCTTGAGGGTCAATCCCCTCGGCGAGGGCTTCTTCGGTGAGAGTGCGCGCGGTGGAGGCGTCGCCTTCAAGCACGGCTTCGTAGAGCGGTTTCAAGTCCATAGTTAGGGTTCCTTATTTCAGAGGATTCAGTCGCGGGGGAAGAGGCCCGGATGGAGATCGGCCGCCCGGCTGATCAGCACTTCCGCTTCCTCACGGGGGTAGGCGTCTTCCACGGCATCCACAGGACACACCGTCACGCATCGGGACTCCGCAAACATGCCCGCGCACTCGGTGCACAGGCGCGGATCGATGGAGTAACCGTTTTCGTCGACGATGATCCCGTCATTCGGGCATTCCGTGATACAAGCATCGCATTGAATGCAAAGCTCTGTGTCAATTTTCTTGGCCATCTAACTGTCTCCAAATCCGACCGGCAACTCCCTCATATCCGCTCTCTCGCCTTCCGGGACCGGTTCATTTCGTCCAAAACGTAATCACGAACGTGGAGACCACCGTTTGCAACATAGCGCGCCCGGGTCCTCCATATCTAGAGATAGGGTATACAGGCGTGAGGGAGATATGGGTAAATGGTCACATTGGGTACTTCACAAGTACTGAGGCATTGCCGATGCCGGCACGCAGCCAACTCGCGGGCCGGCCCGTAAACCTGCGAAATCAGTTGCCGGATCCCCACCTGATGGCCGGCGCTGCGGT
This genomic interval from Armatimonadota bacterium contains the following:
- a CDS encoding homocysteine S-methyltransferase family protein; amino-acid sequence: MNALIEQLLTHSPVVTDGAWGTELQARGLPIGASPDPWNIEQPDKVEAVARAYAEAGSRIILTNTFGATRISLARYGLGGKASEINREGARISRRAAGDGVLVFGSMGPMGAMLAMGEVSEAEVVASFEEQATALAEGGAHGLVIETMSDLVEASIAVAAAKKTGLPVVGCMAFGAGKDGARTMMGVTPEQAAEALERAGADVIGANCGPSADIMRGICGRLKAATTLPIWMKPNAGAPQLVDGKAVCPMTAAEFVSESLAMVDAGASFIGGCCGSTPEFIRALATALSSKDRTE
- a CDS encoding uroporphyrinogen decarboxylase family protein produces the protein MTLSAVNPGDRLAGFDFEAHNAEVREMWAAYRDGQPTRTPIIVGTTTRFFMANPAANPERLTFRTYTEDPDVMFDAQLRFARWRGFNILQDAELGLGLPERWQVSVDFQNYWEPAWFGCPVEYLDGEVPDTRQAFEAAPERVMQNGLPEPFGGIMARGLEYHERFVERAASEEYLDRPIEVLPPWYGVGYNGPMTVACALFGPTWVCEAMALERERLQTLLTFITEATISRMTAWRTRCGVPIPEVNGGGMDDSIAMISVPMLKRHILPHLKRIYEVFTTGRRAIHCCGDATRHFPTLQRELGIQSYDTGFPVDFAWLREQLGPDAEIQGGPHVELVRSGTPEEIYGETVRILQTGILSGGRFTLREGNNLGPGTPLENTEAMYRAGRDHGYRREAQ
- a CDS encoding uroporphyrinogen decarboxylase family protein, producing MTPSTPADRLHGFDFDAHNAEVKEMWEAFWAGSPTRTPVIVGTNTRFSILDPVAGASAPSFQKYMEDPDAMFDAQIAFQRWVRFNILQDADLGLPATAWWVSPDFQNTYEAGWFGCEVEFRDGQVPATRPDFEDCPERVMEHGLPDPFGGSLATGWEFYQYFKDRASREEYLGRPIEARMPGFGYGSDGVMTVACNLFGADFVCTTMATDPDRLHQLFDFIVQATIERVTAWRAREGLPRKRDSFIYADDSIALISTRMYREHVLPFHKMVFDALGTQYGRGIHLCGDATRHFKTLQDELNINWFDTGFPVDFARIREELGPDACIQGGPHVELVHAGTPGQVYDESVRILQTGVLTGGKFVLREGNNLAPGTPVENTESMYRAAREHGWKADDI
- a CDS encoding Gfo/Idh/MocA family oxidoreductase; the protein is MTKTMTSTSEINIGLIGAGGRGYLAHHAHLPDAGSRLVAAADINDRELALFREKFGKDTLTTRDYHDILAREDVHAVFITSPDFLHEEQAVAALEAGKAVYLEKPMAITTAGCDRILKAAVDNAGRLYLGHNMRHMPFVQKMKELVDSGAIGEVKAGWCRHFVGYGGDAYFKDWHADRSKSTSLLLQKGAHDIDVLHWVCGGYSKRVTAMGGLTVYDRIADKHTPDERGDASWTFDNWPPLSQKGMNPVMDVEDLSMVLMQLDNGVFASYQQCHFTPDGWRNYTVIGTEGRIENLGENEVHMWNRRCHYQSEGDARFREPMDGGGHGGADPRIVEEFLRYVRDGGTTKTSPIAARNAVATGCAATESLRNGSIPQDIAPVAADAIRYFEQGKPE
- a CDS encoding uroporphyrinogen decarboxylase family protein translates to MTPREIVRAAIQFEPYDGPVPHLELEFQLSDSMFGEPTLYGHDYEALPPHARRDALVANAKLWIRVSERFGYNVITGLHWLPLEAQAESFGIIRELSGDRFMLSANQDGTQAIPNGEQMLDLSIRMADDADGLLSELDARCNRAIENCRLLIDAGAEIVFMCSDYCFNSGPFLSPRMFRRFVTPFLKRQTRAIQEAGGFAVKHTDGNLWPIMDQLLECKPDGLHSIDPMAGMDIRKVRETVGDRVCLFGNVDCSRLQSGTPEEIETSARYCLDHGPLNGTGYVFASSNCIFKGVPEEAYLGMLAVRDAWQNETHNQR
- a CDS encoding uroporphyrinogen decarboxylase family protein, which gives rise to MMTPRAAIEAAIRFEPYDGPVPHLELEFQLADEMFGEHAIRWREFETIPKHKRRDELVRNARLWIRIAEGLGWNAITGIHWLPVEEQIETFRLIREFSGDRFMLTTGLTGSQGIPSSDEIGPLVAKMAEDPDSLMEDLEALCAGAIRDIEALTAGGADLVFLLTDYAYNQGPFFSPAMFRRYVSPFAKRCVDAIHKGGAFAIQHSDGDLTMLLDQMLEWGLDGLQSIDPMAGMDIAAVRAKVGKRWCLFGNVNCAYLQHGTADQIEESARYCLEHGPVDGTGYVYTSSNCIFEGVPPENYRTMLAVREAWTRTTH
- a CDS encoding alpha-L-fucosidase, with the translated sequence MNHRSVQRASLAGFAVMLFCGAARPVETTVESKLATVDHIISTGPFAASWESLGGHQVPQWYEDAKFGIFIHWGVYSVPAFGSEWYPRNMYLQGSNEFKHHEATYGSQSKFGYKDFIPLFKAERFSADRWAEVFKQSGAKFVVPVAEHHDGFAMYDCGFSDWNAVKMGPKRDVVGEIAKAVRRKGLVFGLSSHRAEHWWFFNGGREFDSDVKDPANSALYGPATPGETEPDAAFLDNWLARTSELVDKYQPQLVWFDWWIGRPSFKPYLQRFGAFYYDRGAEWQKGVAINYKYDAFPPNAAVLDIERGQLAGIRPQFWQTDTSISKNSWGYVTKQEYKTSGEIIGDLVDIVSKNGALLLNIGPRLDGTIPEEEESVLLAIGRWLKVNGEAIYGTRPWKTFGEGPTQVAEGAFSDTNRKPYTGKDIRFTKKGDTLYAIVLAWPGEKATIKALGTASPLVSGEIKDVRLLGHRGSLKFARTDEGLIVEMPVDMPSSDAVTLKIAGAG
- a CDS encoding methyltransferase MtaB domain-containing protein, which codes for MAFEMNAAPLNGLAVASLDGFLYGHAPHPVTCGHGVTIGGGEVIPEINFTLPSMDITDATWSEVRQQYSQIIESVCKRAVTLEVPALLVEFETLPPMTVYPAWGAEITRLLADALNKHYQKSGLKSALRLTPNDTREHARPPIMRSGPYWDGMLELFNKAAESGADMIAIESTGGKEIHDDALMNADLRAMVFALGVLGARDMEFLWRHIVDVCRKDGIIASGDTACGFANTALALADQKMIPSVLAAITRVATVPRSLVAYEMGAVGPSKDCAYEGPYMKAIAGVPISMEGAAAACAHLSPIGNIAGAVCDCWSNESVQNVRLLSAFAPTVSMEQLAYDCRLKNAAAATPGGAQQMRDWLVESDSRLNPQAWVLRPDVVLKLSAEIMQETTSYSRTRRAVLATIAELRAAFTDGRLHIAPQETRWLDRFEKEAESLPESEEKFVAEMKLQLAGAPWLPAEYGL
- a CDS encoding corrinoid protein; translated protein: MDLKPLYEAVLEGDASTARTLTEEALAEGIDPQALLSDYLIPAMDEVGRRFETNEYFVPELLIAARAMKNCLSLIRPLLAESGAKPVGKVAIGTVRGDLHDIGKNLVAAMLEGGGFEIVDLGVDVSPEKFVSAVKESGAQIVALSALLTTTMPGMKQTIDALGDAGVRNNVKIIIGGAPVTQKFATEIGADGFSDTASGAVRIARDLMAV
- a CDS encoding 4Fe-4S binding protein, which encodes MAKKIDTELCIQCDACITECPNDGIIVDENGYSIDPRLCTECAGMFAESRCVTVCPVDAVEDAYPREEAEVLISRAADLHPGLFPRD